CTGCCAGGGCTCATCAACACGCACCACCACTTCTACCAAACGCTCACACGTGCCTGGGGCCCGGTGGCCAACGCTCCCTTGTTTCCGTGGCTGCAGAACCTGTATCCCGTGTGGGCGCGGCTGACGCCGGACAGCCTCGAGCTTGCCGTGAAAGTAGCGCTTGCGGAACTGCTGCTCTCGGGCTGCACCACCGCGGCCGACCACCACTACCTCTTCCCCGCGGGACTTGAGGACGCGATCGACGTCGAGGTCGGCGTCGTGCGTGAACTCGGCATGCGCGCCACGCTCACCCGCGGGTCCATGACGCTGGGCGAGGACGACGGCGGCCTCCCGCCGCGGTCCACTGTGCAGCGCCCGGAGGTGATCCTCGCGGACAGCGAACGCCTGATCGGGAAGTACCACGAACGCGGAGACGGCGCGGTCATCCAGATCGCATTGGCCCCCTGCTCGCCGTTCTCGGTGACCAGGGAGATCATGGCCGAGAGCGCCGCCATGGCCGAACGGCTGGATGTCCGGCTTCACACGCACCTCGCGGAAACCATTGACGAGGAAGATTTCTGCCGCGAGATGTTCGGGTTGCGCACCGTGGATTATCTGGACAGCGTCGGCTGGCTCGGAAAGCGCACTTGGCTTGGCCACGGCATCCATTTCGACGACGAGGAGATCGCCCGGCTGGGTGCCTCGGGCACCGCCGTCGCGCATTGCCCGACGTCGAACATGCGGCTCGCGTCCGGCACCGCACGGGTGCTGGAACTTGAGGCCGCCGGGGTTCCGGTAGGGCTGGGAGTGGACGGTTCGGCGTCGAACGATGCCTCCAACATGATCCTCGAAGCGCGGCAGGCTCTGTATCTGCAGCGGCTTCGCTACGGAGCGGACGTCCCGGTGGAACGCGCCCTCGGCTGGGCGACGCGGGGATCTGCTGCGGTGTTGGGCCGCACCGACATCGGCCAGATTGCTCCCGGCATGCAGGCAGACCTTGCCTTTTTCAAGCCCGACGGGCTCCGCTTCTCCGGCAGCCATGACCCCATCGCGGCGTTGTTGCTCTGCGCGGCGGACCGCGCCGACCGCGTCATGGTGGGCGGCAAATGGCGCGTTGTGGACGGCCGGATTCCGGATCTGGACATCCCGGAACTTATTGTCAAACACTCAGCCGCCGCACAGAAAATCATCAGCGGTTAGGAGTAGCCTCTCGATTAGGTCGTAGATCAGGAGGCAAATCATGACCGTCCCCCAGCACAACACGCCGACTCCTCCAGGTTGGTACCCGGACCCCTCGGGCTCCGGGCAACTACGGTGGTGGGACGGTAACGCCTGGACTGGAAACGCTTGGAACCCACCGACCGAGCCCGGCGCGGGTCAGCCCGGCGCGGGTCAGCCCGGCACAGGTCAGCCCGGCACGGGTCAGCCCGGCGCGGCGTGGCCTGCGGCCGCGCGGCCAGGGCAATACGCCGGCCCTCCGCAATACGCAGGACCGGTCCAGCCCGCGCCGCGCCCGGAAATCAGCAGGGGGACGCCGGTCTACAATCCGTTCATCTGGCTCGTCACGCTGCTGCCGGTGATCACGCTGATCATCCTGCTGCTTTGGAATCCGGTCTTTCACGTGCGGTATGTCGGCGCTCGTCGCGTGCCAACCCTCGATCCCAGCGCGTTCAGCGTTCCATATTTCCTGCTCGTTATCTCTTCCTGGCTCATCTACGGGGTCAGCGTTCTCCTGTCCTACCTCGACTGGCAAAAGCTGCAGAGGGACGGGGTGGTCCGCCCCTTCCACTGGGCATGGGCCTTCCTGGGCGCTGGAGTCTACGTGGTGGGCCGTTCAGTGATCGTCCATAAGGTCGCCCCGCAGCGCGGCCTCGCGCCCGTTTGGGCACTGATAGGACTGACCGCCGTGAGCCTGATTCTGGTGTCCGTCAAAGTGAGCATGATCGTTTCGACTATCGCCAAGGCCCTGCCGGCGTAGGGTCCTCCTCGCTCGACGTTGACCGAGATCGTGGGTGTGGCCCGGGTGCTGCGTTCTGGAACGCAGCACCCGGGCCACACCCACGTTCTCACCGAAAAAGGTTCGGCGGGCGGCACCTCACCCGGGCCACACCCACGTATTCGCCTAAGAAGAACGCTGCCGGCCGAATACCGGAAGGGCGCGCAGCCAGCGGGAGAAGGTCCCGGGCATGC
This genomic interval from Arthrobacter sp. FW306-2-2C-D06B contains the following:
- a CDS encoding 8-oxoguanine deaminase — its product is MSPTSDFQPAAPATDPASSRLWIKNPLDVFTANGLDARGGIVVSDGKIAELVPAGKRPSAPCHETFDAGSHVLLPGLINTHHHFYQTLTRAWGPVANAPLFPWLQNLYPVWARLTPDSLELAVKVALAELLLSGCTTAADHHYLFPAGLEDAIDVEVGVVRELGMRATLTRGSMTLGEDDGGLPPRSTVQRPEVILADSERLIGKYHERGDGAVIQIALAPCSPFSVTREIMAESAAMAERLDVRLHTHLAETIDEEDFCREMFGLRTVDYLDSVGWLGKRTWLGHGIHFDDEEIARLGASGTAVAHCPTSNMRLASGTARVLELEAAGVPVGLGVDGSASNDASNMILEARQALYLQRLRYGADVPVERALGWATRGSAAVLGRTDIGQIAPGMQADLAFFKPDGLRFSGSHDPIAALLLCAADRADRVMVGGKWRVVDGRIPDLDIPELIVKHSAAAQKIISG
- a CDS encoding DUF2510 domain-containing protein — translated: MTVPQHNTPTPPGWYPDPSGSGQLRWWDGNAWTGNAWNPPTEPGAGQPGAGQPGTGQPGTGQPGAAWPAAARPGQYAGPPQYAGPVQPAPRPEISRGTPVYNPFIWLVTLLPVITLIILLLWNPVFHVRYVGARRVPTLDPSAFSVPYFLLVISSWLIYGVSVLLSYLDWQKLQRDGVVRPFHWAWAFLGAGVYVVGRSVIVHKVAPQRGLAPVWALIGLTAVSLILVSVKVSMIVSTIAKALPA